From Zerene cesonia ecotype Mississippi unplaced genomic scaffold, Zerene_cesonia_1.1 Zces_u003, whole genome shotgun sequence, a single genomic window includes:
- the LOC119838511 gene encoding transmembrane protein 267 codes for MRSVRIFLSVSIFITAFIGDYLVFHSRYSNSFVYRALTDNFIHASIGFLSALLFFENILVTRQAWLYNVIFCTIVASLIDIDHFVVAKSIHIKDLNNLKHRGFLHCSSLWFAVTSILFLYSYLHRKLNIYILTFMLTIAYTSHHIRDANRRGLWFYPYGHTQPIPKYLYITVLSILPMIFVYVFQYFKPQSKDTVVQYSMLA; via the exons ATGAGGTCCGTCAGAATTTTCCTATCGGTGTCGATATTTATAACAGCGTTCATTGgtgattatttagtttttcacTCAAGATACTCTAACTCTTTTGTATATAGAGCTTTAACAGATAATTTCATACACGCCAGCATCGGATTTCTATCAGCGCTGTTATTTTTCGAAAACATACTCGTGACGAGGCAAGCTTGGCTCTACAATGTCATATTTTGCACAATTGTTGCCTCATTGATAGATATCGATCATTTTGTTGTTGCgaaatctatacatattaag GATCTAAACAATCTAAAACACCGTGGATTCCTGCACTGTTCTTCATTATGGTTTGCCGTCacatcaatattatttctatacagCTACCTGCATAGAAAACTTAACATATACATTTTGACCTTCATGCTGACAATAGCGTATACCAGTCATCACATTCGAGACGCTAATCGCAGAGGTCTGTGGTTTTACCCATACGGACACACACAACCCATAccaaagtatttatatataactgttCTATCAATTCTGCCAATgatatttgtgtatgtttttcaatatttcaaaccACAGAGTAAAGATACTGTTGTACAGTATAGTATGCTGGCTTAG
- the LOC119838510 gene encoding tubulin beta chain-like gives MREIVHVQAGQCGNQIGSKFWEVISHEHAVGPDGIYAGKSPILEERLNVYYSEASSGKYVPRAVLVDLEPGTMDSVRSGPYGELFRPDNFVFGQSGAGNNWAKGHYTEGAELVDAVLDVIRKESEGCDCLQGFQLAHSLGGGTGSGMGTLLLSKIREEFPDRIMSTFSVVPSPKVSEVVLEPYNATLSVHQLVENTDMSFCIDNEALYNICFRTLRLSSPTYGDLNHLISMTMSGVTTCLRFPGQLNADLRKLAVNMVPFPRLHFFMPGFAPLTARNSFDYRPQNVSELMSQMFNPGNMMTACDPRHGRYLTVATMFRGHMSMREVDEQILAIQNKNSSYFVEWIPNNLKVAVCDVPPAGLKMAATFIGNTTAIQEIFKRISEQFTAMFRRRAFLHWYTGEGMDEMEFTEASSNMNDLISEYQQYQDAQVDDEEIELDDEEIDPPHNTSAMVDMD, from the exons ATGCGTGAAATTGTGCACGTGCAGGCTGGCCAGTGTGGCAACCAAATTGGATCAAAG TTCTGGGAGGTCATATCCCACGAGCATGCAGTGGGTCCGGATGGTATATATGCAGGGAAGAGCCCCATCCTCGAAGAGAGACTCAACGTGTACTATAGCGAGGCTTCCAGTG GTAAATATGTTCCCCGCGCTGTGCTGGTGGACCTGGAGCCAGGTACCATGGACTCCGTGAGGTCTGGCCCGTATGGGGAACTCTTTAGACCCGACAACTTTGTCTTCGGACAAAGCGGCGCTG GAAACAACTGGGCCAAGGGCCATTACACAGAAGGTGCGGAGTTGGTGGACGCAGTGTTAGACGTTATCCGGAAAGAGTCGGAGGGATGCGATTGCTTACAAG GGTTCCAACTAGCCCACTCCCTGGGTGGTGGTACCGGTTCTGGCATGGGCACTCTGCTGCTCAGCAAGATCCGAGAGGAGTTTCCGGATAGGATCATGAGCACCTTCAGCGTGGTGCCTTCGCCCAAG GTCTCGGAAGTTGTGCTGGAGCCATACAACGCAACGCTATCGGTTCACCAACTTGTCGAAAACACGGATATGTCGTTCTGTATAGACAACGAGGCTCTATACAACATCTGCTTCCGGACTCTGAGGCTGAGCAGCCCCACTTATGGTGATTTGAACCATTTGATTTCG ATGACCATGTCAGGCGTGACGACGTGCCTGCGTTTCCCTGGCCAGCTGAACGCCGACCTTCGCAAGCTGGCTGTGAATATGGTGCCTTTCCCGAGATTGCATTTCTTCATGCCTG gGTTCGCTCCACTAACAGCGAGGAACTCTTTCGACTACAGACCTCAGAACGTGTCTGAACTCATGAGTCAA ATGTTTAACCCGGGCAACATGATGACCGCGTGCGACCCGCGTCACGGGCGCTACCTGACCGTGGCGACCATGTTCCGTGGTCACATGTCCATGCGGGAGGTCGACGAACAGATTCTGGCTATACAGAACAAGAATTCTTC ATACTTCGTAGAATGGATCCCGAATAACCTCAAGGTGGCGGTGTGTGACGTGCCGCCAGCCGGGCTCAAAATGGCCGCCACGTTCATTGGCAACACCACGGCCATACAAGAGATATTCAAGCGCATATCAGAACAGTTCACAGCTATGTTCAGGAGACGG GCTTTCCTCCACTGGTACACAGGCGAGGGTATGGACGAAATGGAGTTCACAGAAGCTTCTAGTAATATGAATGATTTGATATCCGAGTATCAACAGTATCAG GACGCCCAAGTTGATGATGAAGAAATCGAATTAGATGATGAAGAAATAGATCCACCACACAATACCAGCGCCATGGTTGACATggattaa